A single region of the Phycisphaerae bacterium RAS1 genome encodes:
- the nqo3 gene encoding NADH-quinone oxidoreductase chain 3, translating into MAKITIDGKEVQCRDGIPVLRAALEAGTDVPHYCYHPGLTIVASCRLCLMEMKMPHPQTKEMVWAPKLFPSCQTPVKDGMEVRFNSPGVQGNQKHVMEYYLLNHPLDCPVCDKAGECYLQDYSEDYGASASRMIEEKYKNPKKDIGSKTLLYQDRCVLCTRCVRFADEVAGTSELAVVNRGSRGEIDVFPGLPLENELQGNVVDLCPVGALLSKDFLFKQRVWFLKPAQSVCSGCSRGCTVEVDQSENTVHRLRPRFNEKVNQWWMCDEGRFGWKYIHREDRLNLPRIRRSAAEPEPIAWEELPGVLRMRFDDAARADDGTAVAAVLSPMMSCEEAWLLATFVRSLAPKSTLVSGFVPVVGGDKTFKKGFVIKSDKAPNQKGVERVIAHFGGATMSFADFVAKAAAGAFKATYLSAGYATAWVNPAWTASLQKIPFLVVHDLFSSPLDAAATVQIPGASWVEREGSFMNCDGLLQPFSRAITPLDGVKADSQFLYELAGESGLFRAPKFREKIAAECADLGRVFEPSVEPEFAH; encoded by the coding sequence ATGGCCAAAATCACGATTGACGGGAAAGAGGTTCAGTGCCGCGACGGCATTCCGGTCCTGCGGGCGGCGCTGGAGGCGGGGACGGATGTGCCGCACTACTGCTATCACCCGGGGCTGACCATCGTCGCGAGTTGCCGACTGTGCCTGATGGAAATGAAGATGCCGCATCCCCAGACCAAGGAGATGGTCTGGGCGCCCAAGCTCTTCCCGTCGTGCCAGACGCCGGTGAAGGACGGCATGGAAGTCCGCTTCAACTCCCCAGGGGTCCAGGGCAACCAGAAGCACGTGATGGAGTACTACCTGCTCAATCACCCGCTCGACTGCCCGGTGTGCGACAAGGCCGGCGAGTGCTACCTGCAGGATTACTCCGAGGACTATGGCGCCTCCGCCTCGCGCATGATCGAGGAGAAGTACAAGAACCCCAAGAAGGACATCGGCAGCAAGACGCTTCTCTACCAGGACCGCTGCGTGCTCTGCACCCGCTGCGTCCGCTTCGCCGACGAGGTGGCGGGGACGAGCGAACTGGCCGTCGTCAACCGCGGCAGCCGCGGCGAGATCGACGTGTTCCCCGGCCTGCCGCTGGAAAACGAGTTGCAGGGCAACGTGGTCGATCTTTGTCCGGTCGGGGCGCTGCTCAGCAAAGATTTCCTGTTCAAGCAGCGCGTGTGGTTTCTCAAACCGGCCCAATCGGTCTGCAGCGGCTGCTCGCGCGGCTGCACGGTCGAAGTGGATCAGAGCGAGAACACAGTCCATCGCCTGCGGCCGCGGTTCAACGAGAAGGTGAACCAGTGGTGGATGTGCGATGAGGGCCGCTTCGGCTGGAAGTACATTCATCGCGAAGACCGGCTGAATCTGCCGCGCATCCGCCGCAGCGCCGCGGAGCCGGAGCCGATCGCGTGGGAGGAGCTGCCCGGCGTTCTGCGGATGCGCTTTGACGACGCGGCCCGAGCGGACGACGGGACGGCGGTGGCGGCAGTGCTCAGCCCGATGATGAGCTGCGAAGAGGCGTGGCTATTGGCGACGTTCGTCCGTTCGCTTGCGCCCAAGTCGACGCTGGTTTCGGGCTTCGTGCCGGTGGTCGGCGGCGACAAGACCTTCAAGAAGGGCTTTGTCATCAAGTCCGACAAGGCGCCGAACCAGAAGGGGGTCGAGCGCGTCATCGCGCACTTCGGCGGCGCGACGATGAGCTTCGCCGATTTCGTGGCCAAGGCCGCGGCCGGTGCGTTCAAGGCGACGTATCTGAGCGCCGGATACGCGACGGCGTGGGTCAATCCGGCGTGGACCGCGAGCCTTCAGAAGATTCCCTTCCTCGTCGTGCATGACCTGTTCAGCTCGCCGCTCGATGCCGCGGCGACCGTTCAGATTCCCGGCGCAAGCTGGGTCGAGCGAGAAGGCTCGTTCATGAACTGCGACGGATTGCTTCAGCCGTTCTCGCGGGCGATTACGCCCCTCGACGGCGTGAAGGCGGATTCGCAATTCCTGTACGAACTTGCCGGCGAGAGCGGCCTCTTCCGCGCGCCGAAATTCCGGGAGAAGATCGCCGCGGAATGCGCGGACCTCGGCCGTGTGTTCGAGCCGAGCGTCGAGCCGGAATTCGCGCACTGA
- the cya gene encoding Bifunctional hemolysin/adenylate cyclase precursor yields the protein MKLTALIGLAGLCCAFGHAEKIAYDAPQPAAVAADASQFAEARDRAAPVGQPAGEMRGNDGSCCLGDGACAETTAAECSALGGTFTNGGDCGTTGSCTFSGDCLVTTSSCCTALGGTFNSGGSCDAADCIHFVVNAAEEGRWPDPAEVLAAANAGAARGTVQIFVSASVLNIIGTSVDESVRLKRAGANDLEISSPEDGSGQVVTFGLASFNSILINMGDGEDLVVMDDSNGDVGTLKPTTTMTGGGDDIIIGRTGTLTLAQVMSMISTLQTAQQLSNDAQALATLAGAMGPLGQGSGDMVSNAVVLLQRVESDFVTPAGNYLADVKDQLVIPAANAISDARTDLILQTMQLVDQANTLLAIPALQLRDDMENDLITNGANPLVNTVTGTIQPMANSLIDCGNNLDASAQSLINFINQQRLNIEAAADDPQTCPPDDAEPPECCESAACPIEGLVFEIEINADGLVAQSDGCASQGDALVTAGDGLEIDADALANLGDAYVVQAEALEAVGDGYVATAEAFEAFAEGWGTAHENSLGLAGATFEARGASDFENAGATYESDAQTQLEALSNQIAADAAQITADAEAIIAATSALIGAALAAESDQRGGVCSGPPATTNTVIGGIGTNVLIGTSGNDRLEGMSGLDLLVGAGGDDYLIGGDDADLIFGGPGANYIEGNDGIDIIIGGNDAECLLGGDDLDLIIGRGGNDSIDGDLGVDVLLGNDGMDEIFGRNGVDVILGGNGKDTISGGHCTDVILGEGGDDAITAGDGQVIAFGNFSIDIGDLVFGGGGDDVIDLDHPGGYGTGIDVAFGGLGNDTIRGADGGDMTIGTFTLKLGNVIFGGGGDDTITTTKGIDVIFGQLGNDTVSTDEGDAIVISSINVELDFGDLIWGGDGGDTINSDTAGGTQDLDLIFASSGPDTINAYNGGTLKVGTFEFEFGNLVFGGTEPDNIKCGDGLDLIFCSSGNDVVEAGKGASLTINANFEIELGDLIFGGDGDDTIHGDIPIEPVVTRGDTGPPDGIEVIFCGDGNDTVYTGTGGVITIAGESIDFGNLVFGGSGDDNITCDYQSPADSNPEIGIDLIFGGADNDTIDARDGDDDLCIVGTYPACQFGGEFGNVLFGGSGNDTINSDGGLDAVFAGSGNDIVTTKGGIDFVFGSPGDDSLDVDDGGIIIIASTPIPFGNIVFGGDNDDVIDSDGIGLLEIDILFGNKCGDTIECGDGLIDLAFGNRGEDTIHGQDGVDLIFGGKEDDIITCGGGLIDIAFGGRGDDNISGDAGIDIVFGNKENDTINCGDGIIDLAFGNLEADTINGNNGIDVIFGNAGGDRISGDADIDLLFGDLAIAGNPGPDTIYGGGGVIDVIFGNRGDDTIDGQTEIDVIFGGNDNDDINGGADIDIVFGNDGEDRVAGGGGPIDILFGNNLDDSMFGGATVSLAFGGSNNDFYVGGTGFDLVFGNGGNDTIFGGSALDLLFGNGGNDTILGENGTDIGFGNADNDTLNGGDGVDLMFGGPDIDDLGESTGGDGNKDLLFGGAGGDTVRGGPDTSKDYLFGNGGSDSLLGCNRPPDILLGGPGSDTKTADCTGQSIPGPACGVVTGYVLVDKNGDTIGDAALPGVTVHLDLFCNSTNDMTTVTTADDPTTVLNEGGRYVFRDVPPGSHCVRQTLPPGYTQVAPGGSSIPVGVGNCSNVAAPVPFVDYDLCQPLVGIMPPCGACECPSGTIAVPSVVISGNFCDNDPSLACTGDADCDCGGLCMNVFQILDCECRSRLIAAGDMNCDLEVNILDINPFVLALSDSVEYAHQYPACTIEAADMNEDGQVNVLDINPFIARLSGP from the coding sequence ATGAAGCTCACCGCCCTGATCGGGTTGGCCGGTCTGTGCTGCGCGTTCGGCCACGCGGAGAAGATTGCATATGACGCGCCGCAACCGGCGGCCGTTGCGGCGGATGCCTCCCAGTTCGCGGAAGCCCGAGACCGCGCGGCGCCGGTCGGGCAGCCTGCCGGCGAAATGCGCGGCAACGATGGCTCGTGCTGTCTGGGCGACGGGGCCTGCGCTGAGACCACCGCCGCCGAGTGCAGCGCACTGGGCGGGACGTTCACGAACGGCGGCGATTGCGGGACAACCGGCTCGTGCACGTTCAGCGGCGACTGCCTGGTCACTACCTCAAGTTGCTGCACGGCCCTGGGCGGCACGTTCAATTCCGGCGGGAGCTGCGACGCCGCGGACTGCATTCATTTCGTGGTGAATGCGGCCGAAGAAGGCCGTTGGCCCGATCCGGCGGAGGTTTTGGCCGCCGCCAACGCCGGCGCGGCGCGTGGGACAGTCCAGATTTTCGTAAGCGCGAGCGTGCTGAACATCATCGGCACGTCCGTTGACGAGAGCGTGCGTTTGAAGAGAGCGGGCGCGAACGACCTCGAAATCTCAAGCCCGGAGGACGGCTCGGGGCAGGTCGTGACGTTCGGCCTGGCGTCGTTCAACTCCATTCTCATCAACATGGGCGACGGCGAAGACCTCGTTGTCATGGACGACTCGAACGGCGACGTGGGGACGCTCAAGCCGACCACGACCATGACCGGCGGCGGCGACGACATCATCATCGGCCGAACGGGGACGCTGACGCTGGCGCAGGTCATGAGCATGATCAGCACGCTTCAGACGGCCCAGCAGCTTTCGAATGACGCGCAGGCGCTGGCGACGCTCGCCGGCGCGATGGGGCCGCTGGGCCAGGGCAGCGGCGACATGGTCAGCAATGCGGTCGTGCTGCTGCAGCGGGTCGAGAGCGATTTCGTCACGCCCGCCGGGAATTACCTGGCGGACGTGAAGGACCAGCTCGTGATTCCCGCCGCCAACGCTATTTCGGACGCGCGCACCGATCTGATTCTTCAAACGATGCAGCTCGTGGATCAGGCCAACACGCTGCTGGCGATTCCGGCGCTGCAGCTCCGCGACGATATGGAGAACGACCTCATCACGAACGGCGCCAACCCGCTCGTGAACACCGTCACCGGCACGATCCAGCCGATGGCTAACTCGCTCATCGACTGCGGAAACAACCTCGACGCCAGCGCCCAATCGCTGATCAATTTCATTAACCAGCAGCGGCTGAACATCGAGGCCGCGGCCGACGACCCGCAGACCTGCCCGCCCGACGACGCGGAGCCGCCGGAGTGCTGTGAATCGGCGGCCTGCCCGATCGAAGGGCTGGTTTTCGAGATCGAAATCAACGCGGATGGTCTGGTTGCGCAGTCCGACGGCTGCGCGTCGCAAGGCGACGCGCTGGTGACGGCCGGCGACGGACTTGAGATCGACGCCGACGCGCTGGCCAACCTCGGCGACGCCTACGTTGTGCAGGCCGAGGCGCTCGAAGCCGTCGGCGATGGTTACGTCGCGACCGCCGAGGCGTTTGAGGCGTTCGCCGAAGGGTGGGGAACAGCCCACGAGAATTCGCTCGGCCTGGCCGGTGCGACATTTGAAGCGCGCGGCGCGTCCGATTTCGAGAATGCCGGCGCGACGTACGAATCCGACGCGCAGACGCAGCTTGAGGCGCTGTCGAACCAGATCGCGGCCGACGCGGCGCAGATTACTGCGGATGCCGAGGCCATCATCGCTGCCACCAGCGCCCTGATCGGCGCGGCCCTGGCCGCCGAAAGCGACCAGCGCGGCGGCGTCTGCTCCGGGCCGCCCGCGACGACCAACACGGTCATCGGCGGCATCGGAACGAACGTGCTCATCGGCACGAGCGGCAACGATCGTCTCGAAGGAATGAGCGGCCTGGACCTGCTGGTCGGCGCCGGAGGAGACGACTACCTGATCGGCGGCGACGACGCCGACCTGATTTTCGGCGGCCCGGGCGCAAACTACATCGAAGGCAACGACGGTATCGACATCATCATCGGCGGAAACGACGCCGAGTGCCTGCTGGGCGGCGACGATCTGGACCTGATCATCGGCCGCGGCGGGAATGACTCGATCGACGGCGACCTGGGCGTCGATGTGTTGCTTGGCAACGACGGAATGGACGAAATTTTCGGCCGCAACGGCGTGGACGTGATTCTCGGCGGCAATGGCAAAGACACGATCAGTGGCGGCCACTGCACGGACGTCATCCTCGGCGAAGGGGGCGACGATGCCATCACCGCCGGCGACGGGCAGGTCATCGCGTTCGGCAATTTCAGCATCGACATCGGCGACCTGGTCTTCGGCGGCGGGGGGGACGACGTGATCGACCTCGATCATCCCGGCGGCTACGGAACCGGCATCGACGTGGCGTTCGGCGGGCTGGGAAACGACACGATCCGCGGCGCCGACGGCGGCGACATGACCATCGGCACATTCACGCTCAAGCTGGGCAACGTCATTTTCGGCGGCGGAGGCGATGACACGATCACGACGACCAAGGGCATTGACGTCATCTTCGGCCAGCTTGGCAACGACACGGTCAGCACCGACGAAGGCGACGCAATTGTCATTTCTTCGATCAACGTCGAGTTGGATTTCGGCGACCTGATCTGGGGCGGCGACGGCGGCGACACGATCAACTCCGACACCGCCGGCGGCACGCAAGACCTTGACCTGATCTTCGCCAGCAGCGGCCCGGACACGATCAACGCCTACAACGGCGGCACGCTTAAGGTGGGCACGTTCGAATTCGAGTTCGGCAATCTTGTATTCGGCGGGACCGAGCCTGACAACATCAAGTGCGGCGACGGGCTGGACCTAATCTTCTGCTCCAGCGGCAACGACGTGGTCGAGGCCGGCAAGGGCGCCTCGCTTACCATCAACGCCAACTTCGAAATCGAGTTGGGCGACCTGATCTTCGGCGGCGACGGCGACGACACCATCCACGGCGACATTCCCATCGAGCCGGTCGTCACGCGCGGCGACACCGGCCCGCCGGACGGGATTGAGGTGATTTTCTGCGGCGACGGGAACGACACCGTCTACACCGGAACGGGCGGCGTCATCACGATCGCTGGCGAATCGATTGACTTCGGCAATCTCGTTTTTGGCGGCAGCGGCGACGACAACATCACCTGCGACTACCAGTCGCCGGCTGACAGCAACCCCGAGATCGGCATTGACCTGATTTTCGGCGGGGCCGACAACGATACCATCGACGCGCGCGACGGAGACGACGATCTGTGCATCGTCGGCACCTACCCCGCCTGCCAGTTCGGCGGCGAATTCGGGAATGTCCTCTTCGGCGGCTCCGGCAACGACACGATCAATTCCGACGGCGGGCTGGACGCGGTCTTCGCCGGGTCCGGCAACGACATCGTTACCACCAAGGGCGGAATCGACTTCGTTTTCGGCTCGCCCGGCGACGACTCGCTCGACGTGGACGACGGCGGGATCATCATCATCGCATCCACGCCGATCCCGTTCGGCAACATCGTTTTCGGCGGCGACAACGACGATGTCATCGACAGCGACGGCATCGGCCTGCTCGAAATCGACATCCTCTTCGGCAACAAGTGCGGCGACACCATCGAGTGCGGCGACGGGCTGATCGACCTGGCCTTCGGCAACCGCGGCGAAGACACCATCCACGGACAGGACGGCGTCGATCTCATCTTCGGCGGCAAGGAAGACGACATCATCACCTGCGGCGGCGGCCTGATCGACATCGCCTTCGGCGGCCGCGGCGACGACAACATCAGCGGCGACGCCGGCATCGACATCGTGTTCGGAAACAAGGAAAACGACACAATCAACTGCGGCGACGGGATCATCGACCTCGCATTCGGCAACCTCGAAGCCGATACGATCAACGGCAACAATGGTATCGACGTGATCTTCGGCAATGCCGGCGGCGACCGGATTTCCGGTGACGCCGACATCGACCTGCTCTTCGGCGACCTGGCCATCGCCGGCAACCCCGGCCCGGACACGATCTACGGCGGCGGCGGCGTGATCGACGTGATCTTCGGCAACCGCGGGGACGACACGATCGACGGACAGACCGAAATCGACGTCATCTTCGGCGGCAACGATAATGACGACATCAACGGCGGCGCCGACATCGACATCGTTTTCGGCAACGACGGCGAGGACCGCGTCGCCGGCGGCGGCGGACCGATCGACATCCTCTTCGGCAATAACCTCGACGATTCCATGTTCGGCGGCGCCACCGTTTCGCTCGCCTTCGGCGGCAGCAATAACGACTTCTACGTCGGCGGCACCGGCTTCGATCTTGTGTTCGGAAACGGCGGCAACGACACCATCTTCGGCGGAAGCGCCCTCGACCTGCTCTTCGGAAACGGCGGCAACGACACCATCCTCGGCGAAAACGGCACCGACATCGGCTTCGGAAACGCCGACAATGACACGCTCAACGGCGGCGATGGCGTGGATCTGATGTTCGGCGGCCCCGACATCGATGACCTGGGCGAATCAACCGGCGGCGACGGCAACAAAGACCTGCTCTTCGGCGGCGCCGGAGGCGACACCGTCCGCGGCGGGCCGGACACATCAAAGGACTACCTGTTCGGCAACGGCGGAAGCGACTCCCTGCTCGGCTGCAACCGCCCGCCGGACATTCTCCTCGGCGGCCCCGGGTCCGACACGAAGACCGCCGACTGCACCGGTCAGAGCATTCCCGGCCCGGCCTGCGGCGTTGTGACCGGCTACGTTCTCGTTGACAAGAACGGCGACACGATCGGCGATGCGGCGCTTCCGGGCGTCACGGTGCACCTCGACCTCTTCTGCAACAGCACCAACGACATGACGACGGTCACGACGGCCGACGATCCGACCACCGTGCTGAACGAGGGCGGACGTTACGTGTTCCGCGATGTGCCCCCGGGCAGCCATTGCGTTCGCCAGACGCTTCCGCCGGGCTATACGCAGGTCGCCCCCGGTGGGTCGTCAATACCCGTGGGCGTCGGCAACTGCTCGAACGTCGCCGCCCCGGTCCCGTTTGTTGATTACGACCTGTGCCAGCCGCTGGTCGGCATCATGCCGCCGTGCGGCGCGTGCGAGTGTCCGTCTGGGACAATCGCTGTTCCGTCGGTCGTCATCTCCGGCAACTTCTGCGACAACGACCCGTCGCTGGCGTGCACCGGCGACGCAGACTGCGACTGCGGCGGGCTGTGCATGAATGTCTTCCAGATTCTGGATTGCGAGTGCCGTAGCCGGCTGATCGCGGCCGGCGACATGAATTGCGACCTCGAGGTGAACATCCTCGACATCAATCCGTTCGTGCTGGCGCTCTCCGATTCGGTCGAATACGCGCATCAGTACCCGGCCTGCACGATCGAGGCGGCGGACATGAACGAGGACGGGCAGGTGAACGTGCTTGACATCAATCCGTTCATCGCACGCCTGAGCGGGCCGTAA
- a CDS encoding Glycogen synthase: MHTATRRLARRVPKNAADRKLSRDAAWKLPGRADFRYNCRNMARARRMKPALRTDESPLLVEVAWEVCAQVGGIYTVLRSKAPATIRTWGDDYWLIGPYREHSAKIELEPKPPPPFLREIIDEFEMSGVRMHAGQWLITGRPNVLLIDPRSLMMRLADIKYYLWRDCGLGSPPGDYDFDESVAFGAVVADVLEAMQRRLAPRPIIAQFHEWQAAGALPFLRHRQTPIATVFTTHATLVGRALSSASANLYDHLGRIDGAAVAQRHGFGHRFELEKAAAHRCDVFTTVSEITGQEAQQFLSRRPDVLLPNGLNIERFNAPHEFQNLHLAAKKRIHDFVMGHFFPSYTFDLDQTLYFFTAGRYEYTNKGFDVFVEALRQLNERMRAEPNGVTVVAFIITRSSYRALNVDTLNRQAMFHELRRACAAIKEEIGRRLFETVTAGRMPTVEDLIDEYAGVRLKRMMHAWRTGPPPSIVTHDLHDDADDAVLKHLRFCGLINLPHDPVKVVFHPEFITSTSPVLGLEYDEFVRGCNLGVFPSYYEPWGYTPMECVVRGIPTVTSDLSGFGAYAMDHFVDHDAAGMFVARRRGRDFGNVAWQVAEWMFAMTRMTVRDRIALRNRVEAYADHFDWNNLIRYYMQARDLAFARRFPGITWSESAAPHEELGDRPSAPSAGLPGSTVFPNPPRQAAG; this comes from the coding sequence ATGCACACCGCAACCCGCCGCTTGGCGCGGCGGGTTCCGAAAAACGCCGCCGATCGCAAACTGTCTCGCGATGCGGCCTGGAAGTTGCCCGGTCGCGCCGATTTCCGCTACAACTGCCGCAATATGGCACGTGCCCGCCGCATGAAGCCGGCCCTGCGAACCGACGAATCGCCGCTGCTGGTCGAGGTGGCGTGGGAGGTCTGCGCGCAGGTGGGCGGCATCTACACCGTGCTGCGCAGCAAGGCCCCCGCCACCATCCGCACCTGGGGCGACGATTACTGGCTGATCGGCCCCTACCGCGAACACTCCGCCAAAATCGAACTGGAACCCAAGCCGCCGCCTCCTTTTCTGCGCGAGATCATCGACGAATTCGAAATGAGCGGCGTGCGCATGCACGCCGGCCAGTGGCTGATCACCGGCCGGCCCAACGTGCTGCTGATCGACCCGCGCTCGCTGATGATGCGGCTGGCCGACATCAAGTATTACCTGTGGCGCGACTGCGGCCTCGGCTCGCCGCCGGGCGACTACGACTTCGACGAGTCGGTCGCGTTCGGAGCGGTCGTGGCGGACGTGCTGGAAGCGATGCAGCGCCGCCTCGCGCCGCGGCCGATCATCGCCCAGTTCCATGAGTGGCAGGCGGCCGGCGCGCTGCCGTTCCTGCGCCACAGGCAGACGCCGATCGCGACCGTGTTCACGACGCACGCCACGCTTGTCGGCCGGGCGCTCAGCTCGGCCAGCGCGAACCTGTATGACCACCTCGGCCGGATCGACGGAGCCGCCGTGGCGCAGCGGCACGGCTTCGGCCACCGCTTCGAGCTGGAAAAGGCCGCCGCGCATCGCTGCGACGTCTTCACCACTGTCTCCGAGATCACCGGCCAGGAGGCGCAGCAGTTCCTCTCGCGCCGCCCGGACGTGCTCCTGCCCAACGGGCTGAACATCGAGCGCTTCAACGCGCCGCACGAGTTCCAGAACCTGCACCTGGCGGCCAAGAAGCGCATCCACGATTTCGTGATGGGGCATTTCTTCCCCAGCTACACCTTCGACCTGGACCAGACGCTCTACTTCTTCACCGCCGGCCGCTACGAGTACACCAACAAGGGCTTCGACGTGTTCGTCGAGGCCCTGCGGCAGCTCAACGAGCGCATGCGGGCCGAACCCAACGGCGTCACCGTGGTCGCGTTCATCATCACGCGCTCGTCCTACCGCGCTCTCAACGTGGACACGCTCAATCGCCAGGCGATGTTCCACGAGCTGCGGCGGGCGTGCGCGGCCATCAAGGAAGAGATCGGCCGGCGGCTGTTCGAGACCGTGACCGCCGGGCGCATGCCGACCGTCGAGGACCTGATCGATGAATACGCCGGCGTGCGTCTGAAGCGCATGATGCACGCCTGGAGGACCGGGCCGCCGCCCTCGATCGTTACACACGATCTACATGACGACGCCGATGACGCCGTGCTGAAGCATCTTCGGTTCTGCGGGCTGATCAACCTGCCGCACGATCCGGTCAAGGTCGTGTTCCATCCCGAGTTCATCACCTCGACCAGCCCGGTGCTGGGGCTGGAATACGATGAGTTCGTGCGCGGCTGCAACCTGGGCGTATTTCCGTCCTACTACGAGCCGTGGGGCTACACGCCGATGGAATGCGTCGTGCGCGGCATTCCCACCGTGACGAGCGACCTGAGCGGTTTCGGCGCGTACGCGATGGATCACTTCGTCGATCACGACGCCGCCGGGATGTTTGTCGCGCGGCGCCGCGGTCGGGACTTCGGAAATGTGGCCTGGCAGGTGGCCGAGTGGATGTTCGCGATGACGCGCATGACGGTGCGCGATCGGATCGCGCTGCGCAACCGCGTCGAGGCCTACGCCGATCACTTCGACTGGAACAACCTGATTCGATACTACATGCAGGCTCGCGACCTGGCCTTCGCGCGCCGCTTTCCGGGAATCACGTGGTCCGAATCGGCCGCGCCGCACGAAGAGCTGGGGGACCGGCCTTCGGCGCCTTCGGCCGGTCTTCCCGGCTCAACCGTTTTTCCGAACCCGCCGCGCCAAGCGGCCGGTTGA
- the tkt gene encoding Transketolase, producing MSSAAAVGAKAAQLGKLAVRMTTLAGAGHPSSALSLAHLVTHLMYRQMRHDPGNPRSPVGDRLVLSEGHAVPIVYAAWADLGGAVGVDARTALSVADLDQLRAKGSVLDGHPNPAEGFPFFDAATGSLGMGLSVAAGLALAARLDGCDRRIFCIVGDGESREGQIWEAADFIVDHKLSNVCAIFNCNGQGQAANVSPQQSAERIAAKLSAFGWNVKTIDGHNPAEIEAALAGFPAAPPTAIVARTIKGWGADMLQKGNWHGKPPKESDLPAINAALDAAGGSGGPIGRPPLPAPPKAESSRPDPREVAWPSFGDTMKSGGLAALLEKRAMGTRRAYGATLKAAGELLPQVVVLDADVSNSTFSEIFAAAHPTRFFECKIAEQNMVSAAAGLSAGGYIPFANSFAKFIGRAYDQVELAAISRANVKLVGSHSGITPCSDGPSQMALADVAFFRALTTVRNDERTGPVCWLFQPSDAVAAYHCTRLMLAIRGMCYMRTHRPDVPLLYDETARFEPGGVNVLQPGDDLALVASGYMVHEARKAAELLSRQNIRAALIDAYSLPIQAEKLVDALRRCGGRALVVEDNYGGGYGAAAAEAIAAAGGVRCRCLSVQRIPKSTRTESEELEFCGVGAAQIADQALALLKSGV from the coding sequence ATGTCCTCCGCCGCCGCCGTGGGCGCCAAGGCCGCTCAGCTCGGAAAACTCGCCGTTCGTATGACCACGCTCGCGGGCGCCGGGCACCCGTCCAGCGCGCTCTCGCTGGCGCACCTGGTGACTCATCTGATGTACCGCCAGATGCGCCACGACCCCGGCAACCCGCGCAGTCCGGTCGGCGACCGGCTCGTGCTGAGCGAGGGGCACGCCGTGCCGATTGTCTACGCCGCCTGGGCCGACCTGGGCGGCGCGGTCGGCGTTGACGCGCGAACGGCGCTGTCCGTCGCCGACCTCGACCAGCTTCGCGCCAAGGGCAGCGTGCTCGACGGTCATCCCAACCCGGCCGAGGGCTTTCCGTTCTTCGACGCTGCGACGGGCAGCCTGGGCATGGGGCTGAGCGTCGCCGCCGGGCTGGCGCTGGCGGCGCGCCTGGACGGCTGCGACCGGCGCATCTTCTGCATCGTGGGCGATGGCGAGTCGCGCGAGGGACAGATATGGGAGGCGGCCGATTTCATCGTCGATCACAAGCTCAGCAACGTCTGTGCGATTTTCAATTGCAACGGGCAGGGTCAGGCGGCCAACGTCTCGCCGCAACAATCGGCGGAGCGCATCGCCGCCAAGCTCTCGGCTTTCGGCTGGAACGTGAAGACGATCGACGGCCATAACCCGGCGGAAATCGAGGCGGCGCTGGCGGGCTTCCCCGCCGCCCCGCCGACGGCGATTGTCGCCAGAACCATAAAAGGCTGGGGCGCCGACATGCTTCAAAAGGGCAATTGGCATGGCAAGCCGCCCAAGGAGAGCGATCTGCCCGCCATCAACGCCGCGCTCGACGCCGCCGGCGGATCGGGCGGGCCGATCGGCCGGCCGCCGCTGCCGGCGCCGCCAAAGGCCGAGTCGTCGCGGCCCGATCCGCGCGAAGTTGCGTGGCCGTCGTTTGGCGACACGATGAAATCCGGCGGGCTGGCCGCGCTGCTTGAGAAACGGGCGATGGGCACGCGACGAGCGTACGGGGCGACGCTGAAAGCAGCCGGGGAGCTGCTGCCGCAGGTGGTGGTGCTGGACGCGGACGTGAGCAACTCGACCTTCAGCGAGATTTTTGCCGCCGCCCATCCGACACGTTTCTTCGAGTGCAAGATCGCCGAGCAGAACATGGTCTCGGCGGCGGCGGGGCTGTCGGCAGGGGGGTACATCCCCTTCGCCAATTCGTTCGCGAAGTTCATCGGGCGGGCGTATGACCAGGTCGAGCTGGCCGCGATCAGCCGGGCGAACGTGAAGCTGGTCGGCTCGCACTCGGGCATCACGCCCTGCTCCGACGGACCGAGCCAGATGGCCCTGGCCGACGTGGCTTTTTTCCGCGCGCTCACGACCGTCCGCAACGACGAGCGCACCGGCCCGGTCTGCTGGCTTTTTCAGCCGTCGGACGCGGTCGCGGCGTATCACTGCACGCGGCTGATGTTGGCCATCCGCGGGATGTGCTACATGCGAACGCACCGGCCGGACGTGCCGCTGCTCTACGACGAAACAGCCCGCTTCGAGCCGGGCGGAGTTAACGTCCTGCAGCCAGGCGACGACCTGGCGCTCGTGGCGTCGGGCTACATGGTCCACGAAGCCCGCAAGGCGGCCGAGTTGCTCTCGCGCCAGAACATCCGCGCGGCGCTGATCGACGCTTACAGCCTGCCGATTCAGGCTGAGAAACTGGTCGATGCGCTGCGGCGCTGCGGCGGAAGGGCGCTGGTCGTGGAGGACAACTACGGCGGCGGGTACGGGGCGGCTGCGGCTGAGGCGATCGCCGCAGCCGGCGGCGTGCGGTGCCGCTGCCTGAGCGTGCAGCGCATCCCCAAGTCCACCCGCACGGAGAGTGAAGAGCTGGAATTCTGCGGCGTGGGCGCGGCGCAGATCGCCGATCAGGCGCTGGCGCTGCTGAAGTCCGGCGTTTGA